TCAGCAAGTAAGCCACTATCGAGGAATAAAATTCGGTTAGAAACCTCTCTAGCAAATCCCATTTCATGGGTAACAATTGCCATTGTAATTCCCGTTTCTGCTAACCCTTTCATCACATCTAAAACCTCTTTTACCATTTCAGGATCGAGGGCGGATGTGGGTTCATCCATTAATAAAATATCGGGCTCCATTGCCATTGTCCGAGCGATCGCAACTCGTTGTTTTTGTCCTCCTGAAAGTCGAGAAGGATAAATATCAGCTTTATCAGCCATTCCGACTTTTTGTAATAACTCCATCCCCAAAGCTTTCGCTACAGGTTCAGACATTTTCTTAACTTTCATCGGCGCATAAGTGACATTTTTTAATACGGTTAAATGGGGAAATAAATTAAAGTGTTGAAATACCATTCCCACCCGTTGACGAACTTTTAAAATCTCGGTTTTGGGATCGGTAATTTCTATGCCATCAATAAAAATATGCCCGGATGTCGGTGTTTCCAGAAGATTTAAACAGCGTAAAAATGTTGATTTTCCACATCCAGAAGGCCCAATAACTGAAACGACTTGCCCTTTTTCAACCTCTGTTGAAATCCCTCGCAATACTTTTAAATCCCCAAAGGATTTATACAAGCGATCAACTTTAACGGCTGTATTAACTGTTACTTTTGAGTTGACGTTCAAGTCCATTTGCCCCCCAGGTTAAGGTAATAATCATCAAATAATAAATCACCGCCACGAAAATTAAAGGTTCAAAGTAAATATACTTTTCAGCCCCAACAATTTGAGCGCGGCGTAACATATCTTCAACGCCAATAACTGAAACTAAGGTTGAATCTTTCAACAGGTTAATACTTTCATTTACTAAGGCGGGAAGAATGTTTCTTAAGGCTTGGGGTAAAATAATATCTAACATCATCAGTTGATATTGAACTCCCAAGGCTTCACAGGCTTCTTTTTGCCCTTTATCAACGGCTTGAATTCCCGCCCGAATGGTTTCGGAAATATAGGCCCCAGAATTTAGTGAAAATGTTAATATCCCCGCTTGAAAGGCGGTAATATCATATCCGGTAAGTTGAGGGGTGGCAAAGTAAATTAAGGTTAATTGTACCAGCAGGGGTGTGCCTCGAAAAATAGAGGTATAGGCTTGGGAAAAAATATTCAGGGGTTTCAGGGTTGAAATCTTAAATAGGGCGAGAATAGTACCCCAAAGAAACCCAAAAAAAGCGGAGACTAAACTAAATTGTAAGGTAATAAAAATCCCTGCTAAAATATAAGGAATATTGGGGGAAATTTTATTAAAATCGAGTTTTAATCCCGTCCCATGAGGAATTTCAGGGGTTTCAGCAACTACCGCCGATCGATCAAACCATTGTTTCGCCAGTTGCTCTATTTTACCACTGGCTTTCATCTCTTGAATGACTTGGTTAAAGGGTTGAACTAAGGGCGATCCTTTGGGAAAAGCGATGGCTGATCCGGCGGCTTCTGTATTCGGAACTTCGTGATAAACTAACCCTGGATTTGCTGCAATATAGCCTCTAACAATTGTATTTTCTAAAACTCCTGCATCTAGTCGTTTTGATTTTAACTCTTGAATAATATCACTGGTTTTATTCAAGGGAACAACCCTTACTCCTTGCCAATTTTTAACGGCTTCCTGTTGAATAGAGCCCAGTTGTACCCCGACTTTTTTCCCTTGTAATTGTTCGGGATTTTGGTAATTTTTGTCTTGAAGGCTAACAATTGTATTTTTAGCTTCAAAATAGATATCGGAAAATTCTACATTTTTTTTGCGATCGGGAGTCGGGGTCATTCCTGCCATGACAAAATCTGCCCGTTTAGCGGTTAAAGCGGGAATTAACCCGTTAAAATCCATGCCAATTACGGTTAGATTATAGCCTAATTTTTGGGTAATATATTCGGCAATATCGACATCAAAACCAACAATTTTTTCCCCACTGGTTGCGGTGTCTTTAAATTCATAGGGAGGATAATCTGGGGAAGTTGCCATCACCAACGTTTTTGTTGTCTTTGACGGTGTTTCTTGGGCTGAGGTGGGAGGATTATTCCCGATAATTATTCCCCAGGTCAAAAAAGTCATCAGAAACAAAAATAGCAAAAATTTAAAGGGTTTGGTTGCAATCATCCTTGCTGTTAGTGGGTTGACAAGAGATTAGAATAAAGGATTTAGGATCACAAATTACACAATTGTAATTTCCCGAAATTGATGAAATCATGGGGACTGAGCCAGAAACTCGGTTTTTTGAGATTCTTTGCAGTGATCCTAATGTTCTGTCATTTCACTACATCAGTGCCGAAAATTCTGTAAAATTTGATAGTTTTTTCAACTCTGATACCCTTGATCAGAAACAACAGACAAGCTAAATACAAACTATACCAATCCGTGTAGGATTTGTGATCAAAACCTGTAGGGGTTGGGTCTCCCAACCCAGGCTTCAAGAGGGTTGGGAGACCCAACCCCTACGATAAAATATTACAGCCCCTACAGGGATTGCTATATTGTTTAAAAGTATTGAGTTGACTGATGGTGCAATCCCCATTTATGATAATAAATTAGAGATCTAAACAAATACAATAGGAGAAAACTCGTTAATGCAGCATCGAGGTGTGACGGTATGGTTTACAGGTTTGAGTGGTGCTGGAAAAACCACTATTAGCGGAGCGATCGCTGAGATCCTCCAACAGAAGCAATGTAAACTAGAGATTTTAGACGGAGATATTGTTCGGGAAAATCTCACTAAAGGTTTAGGTTTCAGTAAAGCGGATCGAGATGAAAATATCCGTCGCATTGGATTTGTTGCTCATCTATTAACCCGAAATGGTGTGATTGTTCTGGTGTCAGCCATCTCTCCCTATCGAGAAATTCGTCAAGAAGTCCGGGGTAAAATTGGCGATTTTGTAGAAGTTTATGTGAATGCTCCCTTAACGGTTTGTGAAGACCGAGATGTTAAAGGGTTATATAAAAAAGCCAGAGCCGGGGAAATTAAAGGCTTTACAGGAATTGATGATCCTTACGAAGCCCCAACAAACCCAGAAATTGAATGTAATACCGATCAAGAAGATTTATCTGAAAGTATTGCTAAAGTTATGCAAAAATTAGCCGAGTTAGGCTATATCTCAAATGATGATTGACGGTTGAATGTTAGGATAAAAAGGAATTTATTTAATGCACGGGTTATGAACATTTCCTGGATAAAACAACAAGTTTATCGCTGGT
This DNA window, taken from Planktothrix serta PCC 8927, encodes the following:
- a CDS encoding amino acid ABC transporter ATP-binding protein; protein product: MDLNVNSKVTVNTAVKVDRLYKSFGDLKVLRGISTEVEKGQVVSVIGPSGCGKSTFLRCLNLLETPTSGHIFIDGIEITDPKTEILKVRQRVGMVFQHFNLFPHLTVLKNVTYAPMKVKKMSEPVAKALGMELLQKVGMADKADIYPSRLSGGQKQRVAIARTMAMEPDILLMDEPTSALDPEMVKEVLDVMKGLAETGITMAIVTHEMGFAREVSNRILFLDSGLLAEDSPPEQFFKNPQCERAKQFLEKML
- a CDS encoding ABC transporter substrate-binding protein/permease — translated: MTFLTWGIIIGNNPPTSAQETPSKTTKTLVMATSPDYPPYEFKDTATSGEKIVGFDVDIAEYITQKLGYNLTVIGMDFNGLIPALTAKRADFVMAGMTPTPDRKKNVEFSDIYFEAKNTIVSLQDKNYQNPEQLQGKKVGVQLGSIQQEAVKNWQGVRVVPLNKTSDIIQELKSKRLDAGVLENTIVRGYIAANPGLVYHEVPNTEAAGSAIAFPKGSPLVQPFNQVIQEMKASGKIEQLAKQWFDRSAVVAETPEIPHGTGLKLDFNKISPNIPYILAGIFITLQFSLVSAFFGFLWGTILALFKISTLKPLNIFSQAYTSIFRGTPLLVQLTLIYFATPQLTGYDITAFQAGILTFSLNSGAYISETIRAGIQAVDKGQKEACEALGVQYQLMMLDIILPQALRNILPALVNESINLLKDSTLVSVIGVEDMLRRAQIVGAEKYIYFEPLIFVAVIYYLMIITLTWGANGLERQLKSNS
- the cysC gene encoding adenylyl-sulfate kinase; its protein translation is MQHRGVTVWFTGLSGAGKTTISGAIAEILQQKQCKLEILDGDIVRENLTKGLGFSKADRDENIRRIGFVAHLLTRNGVIVLVSAISPYREIRQEVRGKIGDFVEVYVNAPLTVCEDRDVKGLYKKARAGEIKGFTGIDDPYEAPTNPEIECNTDQEDLSESIAKVMQKLAELGYISNDD